The nucleotide sequence TCGACCGCGTCAAGCTCTTCGATACGGATCCAGCAACCTTGCAAGCCTTCGACAACACCGACCTAGCCATTGATGTCACCATCTCCAACGACCTCATCCCCAACCTCACCAACCTTTCCTTCGCCAAGTATTGGATCCAGGCAAACATCCTCCCCTACATCGCCGCCACCAACATCACCCGCATCCTAGTCGGCAACGAGGTCGTGTCGGCCGCCGACAAATCCCTGATCGCGAGCCTCGTGCCCGCCATGCAAAACCTCCACACCGCCCTGGTGGGCGCGTCACTGCAACACAAGATCAAGGTCTCCTCCCCACACTCCCTCGGCATCCTTGCCGCTTCTGCCCCACCATCTGTTGGGAGATTTCAGGATGGCTACGACACCGCTGTAATGAAGCCGTTGCTTACCTTCTTAAGAGCTACAGGCTCCCCTTTCATGGTGAATCCGTACCCTTTCTTCGGCTCCACTCGTGATACCCTCGACTACGCCCTTTTCCGGCTGAACTCCGGCGTGGTGGACGACAATACCGGCCTGACATACACAAACATGTTGGATGCGCAACTGGACGCCATCTTCTCTGCAATGAAGCTCCTGGGTTTCACCGACGTCGAGATCGTCGTAGCCGAGACCGGATGGCCATCAATGGGAGATGCATGGGAGGTCGGCGCGGACATGGATAGTGCTCGGGACTACAACAAGAACCTTGTGCGGCATGCGGCTTCTGGCATCGGCACCCCGCTCATGCCCAACAGAACATTCGACACATACATCTTCTCGCTCTTCAACGAGAATCTCAAACCCGGGCCGACGTCCGAGAGGAACTTCGGGCTGTTCTATCCCAATATGACGCCTGTCTACGACATTGGAATTCTTAGAACCGAGGTGAGGTAGAGATTACTAATTAACAATCTGCGTGGTCTAGTATTACTGAATCCGGTGCATGATCTTTAATTATTCCTCTAGTTGTCCAGTGTAAGTGATTGCAGCGAGTTGGGACTCTTAAAACTTTTAGCAGGCCAGAGATCAACAGGTGAAGCCCATGGCATCCGATGCGAAGAGGTGGTGCGTTCCGAAACCAGACGCCGATGTCATGTCGCTGCAGGAGAAAATTGAGTATGTCTGCGCGCAGGGCATCGACTGCAATCCGATACGACCAGGCGGTGCATGCTATCGTCCAGACACTGCACAAGGCCATGCTGCTTACGTTATGAACGAGTATTACCAATCTTTTGGAAGGAATTCGTTCGACTGTGATTTCGGACAGACCGGAGTGATCTCCACCATTGATCCAAGTAAGCATGCCCCATAAGGCAGCATTCTTTCGGcgatctttatttttaatttcttttggtttCTTACTATTGGCGGTGCAAGAACATATGCAACTGATTATTTCGAGCAGTTTATGTTAAATATACCGACTCCCTCGTTGTCATGGTTGCATCTCATAAAAACCTACTCAAAGTTGAATTAAAAATTGCTCCTTTGTAGGCTACGGAAACTGCATATATAGATCCTGATGATAGCGTGGCAAGGAAAAAAGCAACTACAAAAATGCAGTTGGCCTTCTTCTAAGCCGTGGAGAAGCGTATGCTATATATAGCGTATAAAGTATAATACATTTGCAGACTTGGAAGAACTTTTCTTCTGTAAGTACGACTCAAGTGTTTTCTTTTTTAACCATTTTCTCCTAAGTTGTGTATGTTGGAATTTGTAAAGGTGTTTGGAGCAAAGTTACTATCTGTAACCTTAATTATATCCCCATTGATGAGTGTAGTTTACTAATTAGAAATAGTGAGATTATCCATGTTATAATTAGAAATAGTGAGATTATCCATCTTATAACCTTATTCTGGCCATGGGGTTACAGGTTACTTCAAACATTCGATTGTTTGGGTTGTTCAAATTTGATTGactacaaaaaaaatcaaacactgtcgacgcttataagcgtcgttggtTTTATTACCGATGTTTTATAAAGTGTCGCAAAAACGTCGGCAATGTGAgggtagaaaaaaaaattgtcgaTGCTCTTGAAAAGCATTGCTAAAGCATCAAATTTTAGCAATACTTAAAACCGTCGGCCATTAACTGCTGATATTTTTTATAACAAGAAtgttattataattattttttgttaaaaaatatttaaaaagattttTTGCTGAAATGTATAAACATTTTTTGCTGGACTTGAGTTATGTAAAAAAATTATCTGTCTGCTCATACTGCACATATCTATGAATAGATGAAGTTTCTGTAAATGAGTCAAACAAATTTCTCTCTACGTATTAATGGAGCATACGCTGATGACCCCACTTTCTTTAAGACTTATGAATTTGGAATCATGAGGCACTAAAGAGAATAAAATAGTAAAGCAAATGAAATAAAGGACCAATTGTCACATACAATAAACTCCGAGCAAAACTAGGGACCTGCACAACCCCAAACCACGTTCCAATCTTTTTTTCCCCAGTGTTTGTCCCATACCATTGTCCAAAAACATGAGTGCGcaataaataagaagaaaatgCTCAGAAACATAACAAATGAaaagtattaaaaaaaaggcagcCCGAGGTGAACTGGATCAAGAAACAATATTGCAGTGGATAGATGAGAACTGAGAATTAATATGGCTCATTTGAATCAGCGCTACACTATCATCGGGCCCCATATTTTGCCCCCACTACAATGAAGTCATCCAATTTCTCTCTCACTT is from Phoenix dactylifera cultivar Barhee BC4 chromosome 18, palm_55x_up_171113_PBpolish2nd_filt_p, whole genome shotgun sequence and encodes:
- the LOC103698324 gene encoding glucan endo-1,3-beta-glucosidase-like isoform X1; protein product: MPAIGRTPTAMPAAIRTLWILSTVSILEAVGGSGIGVNYGKLGNNLPPPAQVAQFLARNTVIDRVKLFDTDPATLQAFDNTDLAIDVTISNDLIPNLTNLSFAKYWIQANILPYIAATNITRILVGNEVVSAADKSLIASLVPAMQNLHTALVGASLQHKIKVSSPHSLGILAASAPPSVGRFQDGYDTAVMKPLLTFLRATGSPFMVNPYPFFGSTRDTLDYALFRLNSGVVDDNTGLTYTNMLDAQLDAIFSAMKLLGFTDVEIVVAETGWPSMGDAWEVGADMDSARDYNKNLVRHAASGIGTPLMPNRTFDTYIFSLFNENLKPGPTSERNFGLFYPNMTPVYDIGILRTEQARDQQVKPMASDAKRWCVPKPDADVMSLQEKIEYVCAQGIDCNPIRPGGACYRPDTAQGHAAYVMNEYYQSFGRNSFDCDFGQTGVISTIDPSYGNCIYRS
- the LOC103698324 gene encoding glucan endo-1,3-beta-glucosidase-like isoform X2 gives rise to the protein MPAIGRTPTAMPAAIRTLWILSTVSILEAVGGSGIGVNYGKLGNNLPPPAQVAQFLARNTVIDRVKLFDTDPATLQAFDNTDLAIDVTISNDLIPNLTNLSFAKYWIQANILPYIAATNITRILVGNEVVSAADKSLIASLVPAMQNLHTALVGASLQHKIKVSSPHSLGILAASAPPSVGRFQDGYDTAVMKPLLTFLRATGSPFMVNPYPFFGSTRDTLDYALFRLNSGVVDDNTGLTYTNMLDAQLDAIFSAMKLLGFTDVEIVVAETGWPSMGDAWEVGADMDSARDYNKNLVRHAASGIGTPLMPNRTFDTYIFSLFNENLKPGPTSERNFGLFYPNMTPVYDIGILRTEARDQQVKPMASDAKRWCVPKPDADVMSLQEKIEYVCAQGIDCNPIRPGGACYRPDTAQGHAAYVMNEYYQSFGRNSFDCDFGQTGVISTIDPSYGNCIYRS